A single window of Hymenobacter sp. APR13 DNA harbors:
- a CDS encoding DHA2 family efflux MFS transporter permease subunit codes for METGLTKWIIVATVVLCTLLELIDTSIVNVALTQMMGNLSATQQEVSWVVASYGIANVIVIPMTGFLAEQFGRRNYYLFSVILFTLASMACGQSTNIWELVAFRFIQGIGGGALMATSQAILIDTFPPKQLALGQALFGMGVIIGPTIGPTLGGFIVDNYSWPWIFYVNVPVGIIAAFCTVLFIRDPERIKNAIPRPLRDIDWTGIFLLILGVGSLQLVLEQGEREEWFESAYILAFTAASIIGVVGFIWRELTAEQPIVDLRVLTKSRNLAVGAFLSFILGFGLFASVFVFPIFCQRILGFTAAQTGLLLLPGALLSGFMMPIVGKMIQKGVPQKFMLPIGFGVFFIFSYWMSRRITPLAGESDFFWPLMLRGFGLALLFLPITTMSLSGISGKDAGQAAGLTGMIRQLGGSFGVALVGTYIERTSFHNRVALLPNISLYDPETQQRVQGLTAGFMAKGASLMQAQQQAYAALEGMLMKQTAIITYGQTFLLIGLFFLACLPLVLIIKRARPGEKIDLNAAH; via the coding sequence ATGGAAACCGGATTAACGAAATGGATCATCGTGGCGACGGTGGTGTTGTGCACGCTGCTGGAGCTTATCGATACCAGCATCGTGAACGTGGCCCTCACGCAAATGATGGGCAACCTCTCCGCCACCCAGCAGGAGGTAAGCTGGGTGGTGGCCTCCTACGGCATTGCCAACGTCATCGTCATCCCGATGACGGGCTTTCTGGCTGAGCAGTTCGGCCGCCGCAACTACTACCTCTTCTCCGTGATTCTGTTCACGCTGGCTTCCATGGCCTGCGGGCAGAGCACCAACATCTGGGAGCTGGTGGCGTTCCGCTTCATCCAGGGTATTGGCGGGGGCGCCCTCATGGCCACCTCGCAGGCTATTCTCATTGATACGTTTCCGCCCAAGCAGCTGGCGCTCGGGCAGGCTCTGTTCGGCATGGGCGTGATTATCGGCCCCACCATCGGCCCCACGCTCGGCGGTTTCATCGTCGACAATTACTCCTGGCCCTGGATCTTCTACGTGAACGTGCCCGTGGGCATCATCGCCGCCTTCTGCACCGTGCTCTTCATCCGCGACCCGGAACGCATCAAAAACGCCATTCCCCGGCCCCTGCGCGACATCGACTGGACCGGCATTTTCCTGCTGATTCTGGGCGTTGGCTCCTTGCAGCTGGTCCTGGAGCAGGGCGAGCGGGAAGAATGGTTTGAAAGCGCCTACATTCTGGCCTTCACCGCTGCCTCTATTATAGGAGTCGTCGGATTCATCTGGCGCGAGCTAACCGCCGAGCAGCCCATCGTGGATCTGCGCGTGCTCACCAAAAGCCGCAACCTGGCCGTCGGTGCGTTCCTGTCGTTCATCCTCGGGTTCGGCCTGTTCGCCTCCGTCTTCGTGTTCCCCATCTTCTGCCAGCGCATTCTGGGCTTCACCGCCGCCCAAACAGGCCTGCTGCTGCTGCCAGGCGCCCTGCTCTCCGGCTTCATGATGCCCATCGTGGGCAAGATGATCCAGAAAGGCGTGCCTCAGAAGTTCATGCTGCCCATCGGCTTCGGCGTCTTTTTCATCTTCTCCTACTGGATGAGCCGCCGCATCACGCCCCTGGCCGGCGAAAGCGACTTCTTCTGGCCCCTGATGCTGCGCGGCTTCGGCCTAGCATTGCTGTTCCTGCCTATTACTACTATGTCGCTATCGGGCATCAGCGGCAAAGATGCCGGCCAGGCCGCCGGCCTCACCGGCATGATCCGGCAATTGGGCGGCTCGTTCGGCGTCGCCCTAGTCGGTACCTATATAGAGCGCACCTCCTTCCACAACCGCGTGGCCTTGCTGCCCAACATCTCCCTCTACGACCCCGAAACGCAGCAGCGTGTCCAGGGCCTCACCGCCGGCTTCATGGCCAAAGGCGCTTCTCTGATGCAGGCCCAGCAGCAAGCCTACGCAGCTTTGGAAGGCATGCTCATGAAACAGACCGCTATCATCACCTACGGCCAGACCTTCCTGTTGATTGGCTTGTTCTTCCTGGCGTGTCTGCCATTAGTACTGATCATCAAACGCGCCCGCCCCGGCGAAAAGATTGACTTGAACGCAGCCCACTAA
- a CDS encoding HlyD family secretion protein, whose product MATPVQQDPAVATSRPAAPAYEPAVDEQPVGRSKRPIILIIVALVLLVGGYFGWQRYQFGLSHEETDDAQVEGDVYPILPRIGGPVVEVKVQDNQAVKKGDVLVTLDPADYQQRVNAAEAALAAARANVVAAEAGVGTAQANVSSAQSAIGVSDANRSRLEKDLKRSAFLRKEDIIPQSEYDAVQANLKSTSAQRSTAQQQVRVAQQQVAAARQQIAVAEAVVKQRQADLDNAKLQLSYTTITAPGNGVVSKKGVQPGQVVSPGQQMMGLVASEQTWIIANFKETQLENMKVGQPVNVEVDAYPNEEFQGHIESLSAATGARFALLPPDNASGNFVKVTQRVPVKIVLDKADPEHPLRAGMSVVATVKVK is encoded by the coding sequence ATGGCAACTCCCGTTCAACAAGATCCGGCCGTAGCTACTTCTCGTCCTGCTGCTCCCGCCTACGAGCCCGCCGTGGACGAACAGCCCGTCGGCCGCTCCAAGCGTCCTATCATTCTGATTATTGTGGCGCTGGTGCTGCTGGTTGGCGGCTATTTCGGCTGGCAGCGCTACCAGTTTGGCCTCAGCCACGAAGAAACCGACGACGCCCAAGTGGAAGGCGACGTGTACCCGATTCTGCCGCGCATCGGTGGGCCGGTGGTAGAAGTGAAGGTGCAGGACAACCAGGCCGTGAAAAAAGGCGACGTCCTCGTCACCCTCGACCCCGCCGACTACCAGCAGCGCGTGAATGCCGCTGAGGCCGCTCTGGCTGCCGCCCGCGCCAATGTAGTGGCCGCCGAGGCCGGCGTAGGTACCGCGCAGGCCAACGTGAGCAGCGCCCAGTCGGCCATCGGCGTCAGCGACGCCAACCGCTCCCGCCTCGAAAAAGACCTGAAGCGCAGCGCCTTCCTGCGCAAAGAAGACATCATCCCGCAGAGCGAGTACGACGCCGTGCAGGCCAATCTGAAGTCGACCAGCGCCCAGCGCTCCACGGCCCAGCAGCAGGTGCGCGTAGCTCAGCAGCAGGTAGCCGCCGCCCGCCAGCAGATTGCCGTAGCCGAAGCCGTAGTAAAGCAGCGCCAGGCCGACCTCGATAACGCCAAGCTCCAGCTCAGCTACACCACTATCACGGCTCCCGGCAACGGCGTGGTCAGCAAGAAAGGCGTGCAGCCCGGCCAGGTAGTAAGCCCCGGCCAGCAGATGATGGGCCTGGTAGCTTCCGAGCAAACCTGGATCATCGCCAACTTCAAGGAAACCCAGCTGGAAAACATGAAAGTGGGCCAGCCTGTGAATGTAGAGGTAGATGCCTACCCCAACGAGGAGTTCCAGGGCCACATTGAGTCGCTGTCGGCTGCTACCGGCGCCCGCTTCGCCCTGCTGCCCCCCGATAATGCCTCCGGCAACTTCGTGAAAGTGACCCAGCGCGTCCCCGTCAAAATCGTGCTCGACAAAGCCGACCCCGAACACCCCCTCCGCGCCGGCATGAGCGTGGTAGCCACGGTGAAGGTAAAATAG
- a CDS encoding universal stress protein has translation MTIATVLCPVDFSEATAPLVAYAAALAAGTHAELRLLHVLEPQPVLENLPDLALAQQLAHYHALATAAGARVSTAVVHAPDVAQAIVAEARRHPADLIVIGAHGRTGLNRFLMGSTAETVVRTASCVTLLVKSPVDTSYRASA, from the coding sequence ATGACCATTGCCACCGTTCTTTGCCCAGTCGACTTCTCAGAAGCTACGGCGCCGCTGGTCGCCTATGCGGCTGCGCTGGCCGCCGGCACCCACGCCGAGCTGCGCTTGCTGCACGTGCTGGAGCCGCAGCCGGTGCTGGAAAACCTGCCCGATCTGGCGCTGGCCCAGCAGCTGGCCCATTATCATGCGCTGGCTACGGCCGCCGGGGCCCGCGTCAGCACGGCCGTGGTGCACGCGCCTGATGTGGCCCAGGCCATTGTGGCGGAAGCCCGCCGGCACCCTGCCGACCTCATCGTAATCGGGGCGCACGGTCGCACCGGCCTGAACCGGTTTCTGATGGGCAGCACGGCCGAAACTGTCGTGCGTACCGCCTCCTGCGTCACGCTGCTGGTGAAGTCGCCGGTGGATACGTCCTACCGGGCCTCGGCTTAG
- a CDS encoding TolC family protein — protein MLSRPQFAASLLMLGLLTAAGAAQAQVLSDSLTLDGTIRSVLDANPAITTLEEEVNAATSRVTQSRGGFLPQITGTATYTRIDPVVQVQLSPDAPAFQLAPNNNYDAHITLQYGLLDFGKKDATYNLAESRRLTAVDQINVTRRDLAYSAAQVYYNILFVRESIKVQNAQIASLQQHKREMEKRVEGGVSTRFDVTTTDVRITQAQNTKIDLENQLRNQQVQLARLLHKPEYVDVPVRGTFAYQPTAVDLNQALAQATENRPEVKLARDAEQTANLNLKLIERANTPTLGVGAQLGGKNGYLPNLDKFRPNSVGVVQFSVPIYDGGRNKNQRVEAQANIRGSQARIQDTQEQIRADVRQAVNNLQSSTARYDNAQLQISQATDALTRAKARYRYDVGTNLDVLDAETSLAQARLARLQAIYNYTLGQYQLKRATGEQIWAGTAPAK, from the coding sequence ATGCTTTCCCGACCTCAATTTGCCGCTTCACTCCTGATGCTGGGGCTGCTGACCGCCGCCGGTGCCGCGCAGGCCCAGGTGCTCTCCGATTCGCTGACGCTGGATGGCACTATCCGGTCGGTGCTGGATGCCAACCCGGCCATCACGACGCTGGAAGAAGAAGTGAATGCCGCCACCAGCCGCGTAACGCAGAGCCGCGGCGGTTTCCTGCCCCAGATTACGGGCACGGCCACCTACACCCGCATCGACCCGGTAGTGCAGGTGCAGCTCAGCCCCGACGCCCCGGCCTTTCAACTGGCGCCCAACAACAACTACGACGCCCACATCACGCTGCAATACGGCCTGCTGGACTTCGGCAAGAAGGACGCCACGTATAATCTGGCCGAAAGCCGCCGCCTGACTGCCGTCGACCAGATCAACGTAACCCGCCGCGACCTAGCGTATTCTGCCGCCCAAGTCTACTACAACATTCTATTTGTGCGCGAAAGCATCAAGGTGCAGAACGCCCAGATTGCCTCGCTGCAGCAGCACAAGCGCGAAATGGAGAAGCGGGTGGAAGGCGGCGTGAGCACGCGCTTCGACGTGACCACCACCGATGTGCGCATCACCCAGGCCCAGAATACCAAAATCGACCTCGAAAACCAGCTCCGCAACCAACAAGTGCAACTGGCCCGCCTGCTGCACAAGCCCGAGTACGTAGACGTACCGGTGCGCGGCACTTTCGCCTACCAGCCCACCGCCGTCGACCTGAACCAGGCCCTGGCGCAGGCCACCGAAAACCGCCCCGAAGTGAAGCTGGCCCGCGACGCCGAGCAGACCGCCAACCTCAACCTGAAGCTGATTGAGCGCGCCAACACGCCCACGCTGGGAGTAGGGGCGCAGCTGGGCGGGAAAAACGGCTATCTGCCCAACCTCGACAAGTTCCGGCCTAACTCGGTGGGCGTGGTGCAGTTTTCGGTGCCGATATACGATGGGGGCAGAAACAAAAACCAGCGGGTAGAGGCCCAGGCCAACATCCGCGGCTCGCAGGCCCGCATCCAGGATACGCAGGAGCAAATCCGCGCCGACGTGCGGCAGGCCGTGAACAACCTGCAGTCGAGCACGGCCCGCTACGACAACGCCCAGCTGCAGATCAGCCAGGCCACCGACGCCCTCACCCGCGCCAAAGCCCGCTACCGCTACGACGTGGGCACCAACCTCGACGTGCTGGACGCCGAAACCTCGCTGGCCCAGGCCCGCCTGGCGCGGCTGCAGGCCATCTACAACTACACGCTGGGCCAGTACCAGCTCAAGCGCGCCACCGGCGAGCAGATCTGGGCCGGTACAGCACCTGCCAAGTAG
- a CDS encoding sigma 54-interacting transcriptional regulator, translating into MPQSEESLLLYLNEAIATTRSKDKLFQLVTEKLRLIFPFDMIAIITLDSAQRYKRLFMRDYLGEVPYPMPQNAAGMMPVENSPTELFVRDPRVQQIDIRELTADYPDFMPFVLLEQRKVHYLTVVPLRTGGQLIGLLCMAARRAPALLPADLTLLEKIGSLVAVAVNNALAFEEIAWREREKSVQLSVTNVLLSSKDRQALFQTVAEEINRIVPLDYFGLRIQRRETATEGFAEFAKQPDGTFAPLAESRWDGVADREQMQRETFGIFSQPLLLTGPDYELAARRYRMLQYTMEKNGTRAMLGVPLWTDDTQAAVLVLASRRPDAFTTADLDLVAGLAPQITLAMRNLFAFEQIEALRAQLEREKTYLLDEINTTAKFEDFIGTSSVMQLVQTRIRQVAPTDTTVLIQGETGTGKELVARALHNLSPRKERALIKLNCAALPAQLIESELFGHEKGAFTGAHDRRIGKFELADGGTIFLDEVGELPLDLQAKLLRVLQEKEFERIGGRRVIRADVRVIAATNRVLEEEVAAGHFRADLYYRLNVFPIRLPALRERTEDIEPLMRHFLERFTKQMGKPVRGLRERDLRALQQYGWPGNVRELEHVLEQAVIVSQGPFLEFQGFAAATQAAPAAADAGGPLKTLREQERDHILAALHRTGGRVSGPNGAAVLLDINPKTLEARMKKLGIRRTVEAGE; encoded by the coding sequence ATGCCACAGTCAGAAGAGTCGCTGCTGCTGTACCTCAACGAGGCCATTGCTACCACGCGCAGTAAAGACAAGCTCTTTCAGCTCGTAACGGAGAAGCTGCGGCTGATTTTTCCTTTCGACATGATTGCCATCATCACGCTCGACAGCGCCCAGCGCTACAAGCGGCTGTTCATGCGCGACTACTTGGGCGAGGTGCCCTACCCGATGCCGCAAAATGCAGCCGGCATGATGCCGGTGGAAAACTCCCCGACTGAGCTGTTTGTGCGCGACCCACGGGTGCAGCAGATTGACATCCGGGAGCTGACGGCGGACTACCCGGACTTCATGCCGTTTGTACTGCTGGAGCAGCGCAAGGTGCACTACCTGACGGTGGTACCACTGCGCACCGGCGGCCAGTTGATCGGGCTGCTGTGCATGGCGGCGCGGCGCGCCCCCGCCCTGCTGCCCGCCGACCTGACGCTGCTGGAAAAAATCGGGAGCCTAGTGGCAGTAGCCGTGAACAATGCCCTGGCCTTCGAGGAAATAGCCTGGCGGGAGCGGGAAAAATCGGTGCAGCTGTCGGTGACCAACGTGCTGCTGAGCAGCAAAGACCGGCAGGCGTTGTTTCAGACGGTAGCGGAAGAAATCAACCGCATCGTGCCGCTCGACTACTTCGGGCTGCGCATTCAGCGGCGGGAAACGGCCACGGAGGGCTTCGCGGAGTTTGCCAAGCAGCCCGACGGCACGTTTGCGCCGCTGGCCGAAAGCCGCTGGGACGGGGTAGCCGACCGGGAGCAGATGCAGCGCGAAACCTTCGGCATCTTCTCGCAGCCGCTGCTGCTCACCGGCCCCGACTACGAGCTGGCCGCCCGCCGCTACCGCATGCTGCAGTACACGATGGAGAAAAACGGCACCCGCGCCATGCTGGGCGTGCCGCTCTGGACCGACGACACCCAGGCCGCCGTGCTGGTGCTGGCCAGCCGACGCCCCGACGCCTTCACCACCGCCGACCTGGACCTGGTGGCGGGCCTGGCGCCGCAAATCACGCTGGCCATGCGCAACCTGTTTGCCTTCGAGCAGATTGAGGCCCTGCGTGCCCAGCTGGAGCGCGAAAAAACCTACCTGCTCGACGAAATCAACACCACGGCCAAGTTCGAGGACTTCATCGGGACCAGTTCGGTGATGCAGCTGGTGCAGACCCGCATCCGGCAGGTGGCGCCCACCGACACCACGGTGCTCATCCAGGGCGAAACTGGCACCGGCAAGGAGCTGGTGGCGCGGGCCCTGCACAACCTGTCGCCGCGCAAGGAGCGCGCCCTCATCAAGCTTAACTGCGCGGCGCTGCCGGCTCAGCTCATCGAAAGTGAGCTGTTTGGGCACGAAAAGGGCGCATTTACGGGCGCCCACGACCGGCGCATCGGCAAGTTTGAGCTGGCCGACGGCGGCACGATTTTCCTGGACGAAGTAGGGGAACTGCCGCTCGACCTACAGGCTAAGCTGCTGCGGGTGCTGCAGGAAAAGGAGTTCGAGCGCATTGGCGGACGGCGCGTTATCCGGGCCGATGTGCGCGTCATTGCGGCCACCAACCGCGTGCTGGAAGAGGAAGTGGCGGCCGGACACTTCCGCGCCGACCTCTATTACCGCCTCAACGTGTTTCCGATCCGGCTGCCGGCCCTACGCGAGCGGACCGAAGACATTGAGCCCCTGATGCGGCACTTTCTGGAGCGCTTCACCAAGCAGATGGGCAAGCCCGTGCGCGGCCTGCGCGAGCGGGATTTGCGCGCCCTGCAGCAGTACGGCTGGCCGGGCAACGTGCGCGAGCTGGAGCACGTGCTGGAACAGGCCGTGATAGTCAGCCAAGGGCCGTTTCTGGAGTTTCAGGGCTTTGCGGCGGCCACCCAGGCCGCTCCCGCTGCCGCCGATGCCGGGGGCCCGCTCAAAACCCTGCGCGAGCAGGAGCGCGACCATATTCTGGCGGCGCTGCACCGCACCGGCGGCCGGGTTAGCGGCCCCAACGGCGCCGCCGTCCTGCTCGACATCAACCCCAAAACGCTGGAAGCCCGCATGAAAAAGCTGGGCATCCGGCGCACGGTGGAGGCGGGCGAGTGA
- a CDS encoding M1 family metallopeptidase: MKNLLTAAGCVLATTAALAQQAPSTPSANPTLQIYRASATKVNDLVHTKLDVRFDYAKRYLYGKEWVTLKPHAYATDSLRLDAKGMDIKQVALVNGQQLTPLKFDYTDQNNLRIYLGKAMAPGTSYTVYIEYTAKPDELKVQGSAAISDAKGLYFINPDSAVAGKPVQIWTQGETEASSAWFPTIDRPNQKTTSEISLTVPSKYVTLSNGALVSQTPAGAGLRTDTWKMDLPHAPYLFMMAVGDFKIYKETWRGKEVSYYLEPKYAPFAKQIFGNTPDMLEFFSNRLGVEYPWNKYAQVVVRDYVSGAMENTSATLHGEFVQMTDKQLLDREYGNESVIAHELFHQWFGDYVTAESWSNLTVNESMADFSEGLYAEHRYGADAGDSHNHRNLRNYLRSAPDAQKNLVRFHYADKEEMFDLVSYQKGGAILDMLRTYLGDDVFFAGLQKYLQDNKFGNGEAHQQRLAMEAVSGQDLNWFYNQWYFGTGHPVVTIDYAWDAAQKVQSVTVKQTQPGQPFQLPFAIDYYVNGQPQRQRVMMTQATQTFTMPLSAKPNLVDVDAEKTLVWQQTDNKPVAEFAYQYAHAPLYVARREALLAAAAKQDTDAAARKLLLAGLNDKFNNLRMVAAERLKLDNKDIAKEAAPALRKRVATEKDPHALATELTALAKLKEKKDEKLFSRQLSAPSYTVQAAALQALGEVQPALALTKAQALESSEDAGISQAVASVYSQHGGDAQWAYVRTRYDAADGQNKFGYFEGMGTMLTRLNDPKAFTEDVERLRDLAIKYKRYGAAEPVIEALQAGAKAQAGKPAAAANQATAEKAIADIQAAK; the protein is encoded by the coding sequence ATGAAAAACCTGCTTACTGCTGCCGGTTGCGTGCTGGCTACCACGGCGGCGCTGGCCCAACAGGCCCCATCCACGCCGTCCGCCAACCCGACCCTGCAGATCTACCGCGCCTCCGCCACCAAGGTCAACGACTTGGTGCACACCAAGCTCGATGTGCGCTTCGACTACGCCAAGCGCTACCTCTACGGCAAGGAATGGGTGACGCTGAAGCCCCACGCCTACGCCACCGACTCGCTGCGGCTCGACGCCAAAGGCATGGACATCAAGCAGGTGGCGCTGGTGAACGGCCAGCAGCTGACGCCGCTGAAGTTCGACTACACCGACCAGAACAACCTGCGCATCTACCTGGGCAAGGCCATGGCGCCCGGCACCAGCTACACCGTCTACATCGAGTACACGGCCAAGCCCGACGAGCTGAAGGTGCAGGGCAGCGCGGCTATCAGCGACGCCAAAGGCCTGTACTTCATCAACCCCGACAGCGCCGTGGCCGGCAAGCCCGTGCAGATCTGGACCCAGGGCGAGACGGAAGCCTCCTCGGCGTGGTTTCCGACCATCGACCGGCCCAACCAGAAAACCACCTCGGAAATCAGCCTGACGGTACCCAGCAAGTACGTGACGCTGAGCAACGGCGCGCTGGTGAGCCAGACGCCCGCCGGCGCGGGCCTGCGCACCGACACCTGGAAGATGGACCTGCCCCACGCGCCCTACCTGTTCATGATGGCCGTCGGCGACTTCAAAATCTACAAGGAAACCTGGCGCGGCAAGGAGGTGAGCTACTACCTCGAGCCCAAGTACGCGCCCTTCGCCAAGCAGATTTTCGGCAACACGCCCGACATGCTGGAGTTCTTCTCCAACCGCCTCGGCGTGGAGTATCCGTGGAATAAATACGCCCAGGTGGTGGTGCGCGACTACGTGAGCGGGGCCATGGAAAACACCTCGGCCACGCTGCACGGCGAGTTTGTGCAGATGACCGACAAGCAGCTGCTGGACCGCGAATACGGCAACGAATCGGTCATTGCCCACGAGCTATTCCACCAGTGGTTCGGCGACTACGTGACGGCTGAAAGCTGGAGCAACCTCACGGTGAACGAAAGCATGGCCGACTTCTCGGAAGGCCTCTACGCCGAGCACCGCTACGGCGCCGACGCCGGCGACTCGCACAATCACCGCAACCTGCGCAACTACCTGCGCAGCGCCCCCGACGCCCAGAAAAACTTGGTCCGCTTCCATTATGCCGATAAGGAGGAGATGTTTGACCTGGTGAGCTACCAGAAAGGCGGCGCCATTCTGGACATGCTGCGCACCTACCTCGGCGACGACGTGTTCTTCGCCGGCCTGCAGAAATACCTGCAGGACAACAAATTCGGCAACGGCGAGGCCCACCAGCAGCGCCTGGCCATGGAAGCCGTGTCGGGCCAGGATCTGAACTGGTTCTACAACCAGTGGTACTTCGGCACCGGCCACCCCGTTGTCACGATTGACTACGCCTGGGACGCCGCCCAGAAGGTGCAGTCCGTGACCGTGAAGCAGACCCAGCCCGGCCAGCCGTTTCAGCTGCCCTTCGCCATTGATTATTACGTGAACGGCCAGCCCCAGCGCCAGCGCGTGATGATGACCCAAGCCACCCAGACCTTCACGATGCCGCTTTCGGCCAAGCCGAACCTGGTGGACGTGGACGCCGAGAAAACGCTGGTGTGGCAGCAAACCGACAACAAGCCCGTGGCTGAGTTTGCCTACCAGTATGCCCACGCCCCGCTCTACGTGGCGCGCCGCGAGGCTCTGCTGGCCGCTGCCGCCAAGCAGGACACCGATGCCGCCGCCCGCAAGCTGCTGCTGGCTGGCCTCAACGACAAGTTCAACAACCTGCGCATGGTGGCCGCCGAGCGCCTGAAGCTCGACAACAAGGACATTGCCAAGGAAGCCGCGCCGGCGCTGCGCAAGCGGGTAGCCACCGAAAAAGACCCGCACGCTCTGGCTACGGAGCTCACGGCGCTGGCCAAGCTCAAGGAGAAGAAGGATGAAAAGCTGTTCAGCCGCCAGCTGAGCGCGCCGTCGTACACGGTGCAGGCGGCCGCGCTACAGGCGCTGGGTGAGGTGCAGCCTGCCCTGGCCCTGACCAAAGCGCAGGCCCTGGAAAGCAGCGAAGACGCCGGCATCAGCCAGGCCGTGGCCAGCGTTTACAGCCAGCACGGCGGCGACGCCCAGTGGGCCTACGTGCGCACTCGGTACGATGCCGCCGATGGTCAGAACAAGTTCGGCTACTTCGAAGGCATGGGCACGATGCTCACCCGCCTCAACGACCCCAAGGCCTTCACCGAAGACGTGGAGCGCCTGCGCGACCTGGCCATCAAGTACAAGCGCTACGGCGCCGCGGAGCCCGTAATTGAGGCCCTGCAGGCCGGCGCCAAAGCCCAGGCCGGCAAACCTGCCGCCGCCGCCAACCAGGCCACCGCCGAAAAAGCCATTGCCGATATTCAGGCTGCGAAATAA